GATGTTTAAAATCTCCTTATAGAAGAGAGCAAGTGTTAAAGTTAATTCAAAACCTTGACCGTAACGACCAGAAAAGCTTTACGGTTCTTGATGCCATCTTGATGATATCAGAAGCATGGGAAAAAGTTTCACCAAAAACTATCGCGAACTGCTTTAGACATGCAGGTTTCAAACACCTCTTGACAATATCCTCAGATGATGTGACCGATGATGATGAAGAGGACAATATTTCTTTGGCTCAATTAGCCCAAAATTTAAGACCTGCTTTATCTACTACTGAAGCAGAGGAGTTTATTGATGTGGATAACTCTATCGCAATTTGTGCACCAGCTACGGAAGAAGATATTGTACAAGAAGTTCAAGAGGAAAATGACGAACAGGAAGAGACTGAAGAACAATTTACAGTGCCAACTTTGAATGATGGTCTCAATGCTGTCAATGTATTACGAAAAATTGTTCTTTTTAATGAACAGTTTCACATGCAGGGAAATTATGACAAtactttaattaaaattcagCGTGAACTACAAAGTGCGTACGTACTACAGAAGTGTTtcaaacaaactaaaataacagattttgttaatgtagaaaaatgagAATTATATGtacgtaatgtctttttattataattttcatgtgaaataaataaaatttagttttattttatagatgagTATATTAATCACACATTTAGGTAATAATAAGTATTAGGTACGTCATCGGCTGTTACGACTATCGGTTTTTACGACCAAATATGAGTAGTCCCTTCGATGTCGTTATAAACGGTTTTGACTGTAAATAGAAATATGATAATAAATCAAGAAATTTTAGATGAATTATGAACTGGCGAAAAATTAAGATGACTTGGCTAGAATGGCTAgtttttacttttaaccaaCTTAGGTACTTAAACTTCGAGCGTCAAGTGACTAAAAGTACGTGGGTTAAATCGTAAGATCGACTAATGTATAAACTAACAAAAGACCCACTTTTTATCCCACCATCTCCACCAATTACAACATACTAATGTAaatcacatacatacatataattacgACAACAATGGATGCGCACGCGTCGAAGGGTCGAATCCATCACCGTCACATTAAAAAACGAACGGCGGCTGCACCAATCGGCGCGCGGCATTCGAAATTGTTCGTTTAACAGCGACCAATCGCCGGAGGGCACTTATTCTCAAACTTGCATTAATCATGATGATATATTTACGCTGATGCGAGATTGAATGATTTGTGCGTTGTCAATATCTGGATTTACGGTTGCGTGCACGATGATTATTGACGCGTCATGCGTTATTGACTATGTATCTATATAAAATACTAGGGTATTGTTTACAGATATAATTTTACTCGTAATGTTTGTGGGAAATTGGGTACAAATCAGATACTTACAGAATAATATAACTGTTGTCATTAAAATCGCTTGATATATCTTGATTGGATGTTAATTTCGTTATTACTAAAAAAACCGACGAGCTGCGATAAAAT
The Cydia splendana chromosome 8, ilCydSple1.2, whole genome shotgun sequence genome window above contains:
- the LOC134793072 gene encoding major centromere autoantigen B-like → MDQGVIRCLKSPYRREQVLKLIQNLDRNDQKSFTVLDAILMISEAWEKVSPKTIANCFRHAGFKHLLTISSDDVTDDDEEDNISLAQLAQNLRPALSTTEAEEFIDVDNSIAICAPATEEDIVQEVQEENDEQEETEEQFTVPTLNDGLNAVNVLRKIVLFNEQFHMQGNYDNTLIKIQRELQSAYVLQKCFKQTKITDFVNVEK